A genomic segment from Bos taurus isolate L1 Dominette 01449 registration number 42190680 breed Hereford chromosome 1, ARS-UCD2.0, whole genome shotgun sequence encodes:
- the LOC104970886 gene encoding ferritin light chain-like, translating to MSSQIRQNYSAEVEATVNRLVNMQLRASYTYLSLGFYFDRDSVALEGVGHFFRKLAKKKRKGAEHLLKLQNQRGGHALFLDMQKPSQYEWGKTQDAMEATLLVEKNLNQALLDLHGLASARGDPHICDFLENRFLDEEVKLIKKMGDHLTNLHRLAGPQAGLGEYLFERLTLKHD from the coding sequence ATGAGCTCCCAGATTCGTCAGAATTATTCTGCCGAGGTGGAGGCCACAGTCAACCGCCTGGTTAACATGCAACTGCGGGCCTCCTACACCTACCTCTCTCTGGGCTTCTATTTCGACCGCGACAGTGTGGCCCTGGAGGGTGTGGGTCACTTTTTTCGCAAATTGGCCAAGAAGAAGCGCAAGGGCGCAGAGCATCTCTTGAAACTGCAAAACCAGCGTGGCGGCCACGCCCTCTTCCTGGACATGCAGAAGCCATCTCAATATGAGTGGGGTAAAACCCAGGACGCTATGGAAGCCACCCTTCTAGTAGAGAAGAACCTGAATCAAGCCCTGTTGGATCTGCATGGCCTGGCTTCTGCCCGCGGAGACCCCCACATCTGTGACTTCCTGGAGAACCGTTTCCTAGATGAGGAAGTGAAACTAATCAAGAAGATGGGTGACCACCTGACCAACCTCCACAGGCTGGCTGGTCCCCAGGCTGGGTTGGGCGAGTATCTCTTCGAAAGGCTCACCCTCAAGCATGACTAG